CCGACTACCAACAACTTGACGCCTGGATCGACGCCCACTTCGACGAGGAGGTGCGCTTCCTGCAGGAGCTGATCCGCGTGCCGACCGACACGCCGCCCGGCAACAACGCGCCGCACGCCGAGCGCACGGCCGAGCTGCTCCAGGGCTTCGGCTTCGAGGCCGAAAAATTCCCGGTGCCCGCCGAAGAGGTCCGGGCCTACGGCCTCGAATCGATCACCAACCTGATCGTGCGCCGCCGCTATGGCGAGGGCCGCACCATCGCGCTGAACGCGCATGGCGACGTCGTGCCTCCGGGCGAAGGCTGGACGCACGACCCCTATGGCGGCGAGATCGAGGACGGCAAGCTCTACGGCCGCGCCGCGGCTGTCAGTAAATCCGATTTCGCGAGCTTCACCTTCGCCGTGCGCGCGCTCGAATCGCTGGGCGCCCCCTTGAAGGGCGCGGTGGAGCTGCACTTCACCTACGACGAGGAATTCGGCGGCGAGATGGGCCCGGGCTGGCTGCTCAGGAACGGCCTGACCCGGCCTGACCTGATGATCGCGGCCGGTTTCTCCTACGAAGTGGTGACGGCCCACAACGGCTGCCTGCAGATGGAAGTGACGGTGCACGGCAAGATGGCGCATGCCGCCATCCCCGACACCGGCGTGGATGCGCTGCAGGGCGCGGTGCAGATCCTGAACGCGCTCTACGCGCAGAACACGCTGTACCAGCAGGTCACCTCCGGCGTCGCAGGCATCAAGCACCCCTACCTGAACGTCGGCCGCATCGAAGGCGGCACCAACACCAACGTGGTGCCCGGCAAGGTGATGTTCAAGCTCGACCGCCGCATGATCCCCGAGGAAAACCCGGTGGAGGTCGAGGCCACGATCCGCAAGGTGATCGCCGACGCGGCGGCGCAGCGCCCCGGCATCACGGTGGACATCAAGCGGCTGCTGCTGGCCAACTCGATGAAGCCGCTGGCCGGCAACCGGCCGCTGGTCGAGGCCCTCCAGAAGCATGGCGGCGAGCTGTTCGGCCAGCCGATCCCGGCCATGGGCACGCCGCTGTACACCGACGTGCGGCTCTATGGCGAGGCCGGCATTCCCGGCGTGATCTACGGTGCCGGCCCGCGCACGGTGCTGGAATCGCACGCCAAGCGCGCCGACGAGCGGCTCGACCTGGACGACCTGCGCCGCGCCACCAAGGTGGTGGCCCGCACCCTGCGCGACCTGCTGGCCTGACGATTCCTGAGCGCGGGGCCGGCCCCCAACCCCGCTGCCATTCAGAAGACTGCGGAGCAAGCCCTGCCAGTGCACCCGCGGATCGGGCTGGGCCCGGCCGCTGGGTGCGCCCCCTTCGCGCAGCGGAAGGGGGGAGGCGAAGCGCAAGGCGCGCAGCCTGGGGGTTGTTTCGCCATTACCCCCAGCCAGGGCAAAACTGACTTGCGCAGGGAAGCCCGGCGTCACCGGGTTTCCCGCTATACGCGAAACCATCTGAAGTGTATACAGTTTAGTGCACATTCAAGTGCACAACACAGGAGACTTCGATGACCTCTTCCGTCCATCCCGTTGACGAGCGGCTGCCCGCCGGCAAGCTCACGGCGCTCGGCCTGCAGCATGTGCTGGTGATGTACGCCGGCGCCGTGGCGGTGCCGCTGATCGTGGGCCGGGCGCTCAAGCTGAGCCCCGACCAGGTGGCCATGCTGATCTCGGCCGATCTGTTCTGCTGCGGCCTGGTGACGCTGATCCAGGCGCTGGGCGCCACGCAATGGTTCGGCATCAAGCTGCCGGTCATGATGGGGGTGACCTTCGCCTCCGTCGCGCCGATGGTGACCATGGCCAACGCCAATCCCGGCACGGCGGGCGCCCAGCTGATCTTCGGCTCGATCATCGGCGCGGGCATCATCTCGCTGCTGATCGCCCCGGCCGTGAGCCGCATGCTGCGCTTCTTCCCGCCGGTGGTCACGGGCACCATCATCGCGGTGATCGGCATCAGCCTGATGCGCATCGGCATCAACTGGATCTTCGGCAACCCGGTGGGACCGACCGCGCCCAACATCGTCGACCCGGCCTACCTGAAGTGGCTGGCCGACGTGACCTCGCCCGGCTCGGCCCTGCCGCCCCTGCCCAAGGGCCTGGCCCTGATGCCCACCGTGCCCAACCCCAAGTACGCGGACCTCACCGGCCTGGGCATCGCGGCGCTGGTGCTGGCGTCCATCCTGCTGATCGCCAAGTACGCCAAGGGCTTCATGGCCAACATCTCGGTGCTGCTGGGCATCGTGGTCGGCGCCGTCGCGGCGGCGGCCATGGGGCTGATGACGTTCGAGAAGGTCGGCAAGGCCGCCTGGGTGGACATCGTGCTGCCGTTCCAGTTCGGCCTGCCGGTGTTCGACCCGGTGCTGATCCTCACCATGACGCTGATCATGATCGTGGTCATGATCGAGTCCACCGGCATGTTCCTCGCGCTCGGCGAGATGACGGGCCGCAAGGTGGAGCAGGCCGACCTCGCGCGCGGCCTGCGCACCGACGGCCTGGGCACGCTGATCGGCGGCATCTTCAACACCTTCCCCTACACCAGCTTCTCGCAGAACGTCGGGCTGGTGGCCGTCACCGGCGTGCGCAGCCGCTTCGTCTGCGTGGCCGGCGGCGCCATCCTGATCGTGCTGGGCCTGCTGCCCAAGATGGCGGCGCTGGTCGAATCGCTGCCCACGGTGGTGCTGGGCGGCGCGGGCCTCGTGATGTTCGGCATGGTGGCCGCCACCGGCATCCGCATCCTGGCCGCGGTGGATTTCAAGACCAACCGCTACAACCCGCTGATCGTCGCCATCTCGATCGGCGTCGGCATGATTCCGCTGATCGCGCCCAACTTCAAGCAGTGGATGCCGCACGCGATCCACCCGGTGATCGAATCGGGCATCCTGCTGGCCTCGATCTGCGCCGTGCTGCTGAACTTGTTCTTCAACGGCGCCCGCGAAGACGCCGCGGCCACCATCGAGGCCGCCCGCCAGGCCGAGGCGCACTGATCATGCGGCACGGCATCGCGTCCCTGGCCCTGCTGGCACTGGCCGCCGGCGCGGCGGCCCAGGACAGCGACGACCTCGTGATCGGCGCCAGCCTGCCGCTGTCGGGCCCGAACGCCGCCGCCGGGCAGGAAGGGCTGGCCGTGATGAAGGCGTATTTCGACGCCGTCAACAAGGCCGGCGGCATCCACGGGCGGCGCATTGCGCTGCGCGCGCTTGATGACGGCTTCAACCCGAAGACCGCCGCCGACAACGCGCGCCAGCTTGCCGACGACAAGGTGCTGGCCGTGTTCAACTGCTGGGGCACCGCGAGCTGCAGCGCCATGGTGCCGGTGATCACGGAACACCGGCTGCCCCTGGTGGCCGGCATCGCCGGCGGCGGCCCGATGCGCGCGGCGCCGGGCCGCTACGCCTTCAACGTGCGCCCCACCACCGACGACGAGATCGCCCGCATGGTGCGGCAGATGAGCACGGTCGGCCAGACCCGCATCGCCGTGGTCTACCAGGACGACCCTTTCGGCAAGAGCGGCCTGGCCTCGGCCCAGGGCGTGCTGGCCAAGGCCGCACTGCCGCCCGCCGCCGAGATCGCGCTCGCGCCGGACGGCGGCAACGCGGCCGCGGTGGTCGCGGCGCTGAAGAAATCCGACGCCAACGGCATCATCCTGGTGGGCTCGCCGGTGCCCAGCGTGAAGCTCATCACGCTGGCGCGCCAGGGCGGCATCGCGACCCAGTTCTACAACCTGGCGGCGCAAGCCAACCGCAAGGTGGCTGCCGACCTCGGTGAACACACCAACGGGGTGATCTTCACCACGCTGGTGCCCAGCCCCTGGCGCGACGCCCTGCCGGTGGTCAAGGAATACCAGCAGGCCTACAGCGCCGGCAGCGGCAAGAGCGACTACTCCTACCTCGGGCTCGAGGTCTTCATCAACGCCAAGGTGCTGGTCGAGGGCCTGCGCAAGGCGGGGCGCAGCCCCAGCCGCGAAAGCCTGGTGGCGGCGCTCGAATCGATGGACGAGAAGAACTACGGCGGCCTGATGTCGGTCAAGTACGGGCCGGGCGACCGGGAGGGCTCGTCCTACGTCGGCCTGACCATCATCAACCGGCAGGGGCGGTTCGTCGAGTGAAGCACCTGGCGATCAGGTTGCTACATATTTGATAGCAAACTATCACCACCCGACGAGGACATCGGCCCGATTTGATTCATAAAACCCGTCTTGGGGCCCGATTTAGGCCTTGGCGAGCGTTTCCCACCAGCGTTCGCCAAAGCGCCCCTGCAGGAACGCGATGAAGGCCTGCACCTTGCCCGGCACGAGCTTGGGCGAGGGAAACACGGCGTGGATCTCCTGCTCGGGCAGGTTGTGGTCCTTCAGCACCTCCAGCACCTGGCCCGAGTCCAGCGAGGCCTGCGCCACATAGCGCGGCAGGGCCGCAATGCCCAGGCCCTCGCGGGCCGCGGCCAGCACGGCCGACAGGTTGTTCGAGCGCAGCCGGCCCGTCACCGGCACGGTGACCGGTTCGCCCTTGTGCGTGAACAGGCGCCAGATGTCGTCGCCCTGAACGCTGCTGTAGATCAGGGCGTTGTGGCCGCTCAACTCGGCCGGCCGCCGCGGCGTGCCCGCCTCGCGCAGATAGCCGGGCGCGGCCACCAGCACCCAAGGGTTCATGCCGAGAAAGCGCGCGCCCAGCGTGGAGTCGGCCAGCTTGCCCATGCGCACGGCCACGTCGATGCCCTGCGCCACGAGGTCCACATAGCGGTCCTCGAAGCTCAGGTCCACCTGCACCTGCGGGTGCCGGGCCATGAACTCCAGCGCCAGCGGCACCACCACGCGGCGGCCGAACGCCACCGAGGTGCCGATGCGCAGCAGGCCCTGGGCCTGCGACTGGCGCCGCCGCACCACGCTGTCGGCCTCCTCCACTTCGCGCACGATGGACTTGCACTTCTCGTAGTACAGCGCGCCCGGCTCGGTCAGGCTCACGCCGCGCGTGTTGCGGTTGAGCAGCCGCACCTTCAGGCGCGCCTCGGCTGCGGCCACATGCTTGGTCACCGTGGGCTGGGTGGTGTTGAACTCGCGCGCCGCCTTGGAAAAGCTGCCGGTCTCCACCACGCGCACGAACATCTCCATCGCCTGCAATCGGTCCATGGCCGGTCTCCAGTCATTCCTGTACCGAATAGATGTTATGGAGCGCAGGGCTCTTCTTCAAGACGGCTTTGATTCCTACAGTCGTGACTCATCTGCAAGGAGTCGCAACATGACGAGAATGACCGCAATCCAGGCCGCCGTCTGGGTGATGGAAAAGGAAGGCATCACGCAGGCCTTCGGCGTGCCCGGCGCCGCCATCAACCCGCTGTACGCCGCGCTGCGCAAGCAGGGCAGCATCGGCCACATCCTGGCGCGCCACGTGGAGGGCGCCTCGCACATGGCCGAGGGCTACACCCGCGCCGCCGCCGGCAACATCGGCGTGTGCATCGGCACCTCGGGGCCGGCCGGCACCGACATGATCACCGGCCTCTATTCGGCCTGGGCCGATTCCATCCCCATCCTCTGCATCACCGGCCAGGCGCCGCGCGCGCGCCTGTACAAGGAGGACTTCCAGGCAGTGGACATCGAGTCGATCTCCAAGCCCGTCACCAAATGGTCGGTCACGGTGCGCGAGCCGGCCCAGGTGCCGCGCGTGTTCCAGCAGGCCTTCCACCTGATGCGCTCGGGCCGCCCCGGCCCGGTGCTGATCGACCTGCCGTTCGACGTGCAGATGGCCGAGATCGAGTTCGACCCCGACACCTACGCACCGCTGCCGGCCTACAAGCCCGCGGCCACGCGCGCCCAGATCGACAAGGCGCTGGACCTGCTGGAGGCCGCCGAGCGCCCGCTGATCGTGGCCGGCGGCGGCATCATCAACGCCGATGCCTCGGACCTGCTGGTGGAATTCGCCGAACTCACCGGCGTGCCGGTGATCCCCACGCTGATGGGCTGGGGCACCCTGCCCGACGACCACCCGCTGATGGCCGGCATGTGCGGCCTGCAGACCAGCCACCGCTACGGCAACGCCACGATGCTGGCCAGCGACTTCGTGCTCGGCATCGGCAACCGCTGGGCCAACCGGCACACCGGCTCGGTCGACGTCTACACCAAGGGCCGCACCTTCGTGCACGTGGACATCGAGCCCACGCAGATCGGCCGCGTGTTCGCGCCCGACTACGGCATCGTGTCGGACGCGAAGGCCGCGCTCGAACTGTTCGTGCAGGCCGCGCGCGAGCGCCGCGCCGCGGGCCTGCTCAAGGACCGCGCGGCCTGGGCCGCCGACTGCCAGGCGCGCAAGGGCACGCTGTTGCGCAAGACCAACTTCGAGCAGGTGCCGATGAAACCGCAGCGCGTCTACCAGTGCATGAACAACGCCTTCGGCCGCGACACCTGCTACGTGAGCACCATCGGCCTGTCGCAGATCGCCGCCGCGCAGTTCCTGCATGTCTACCACCCGCGCCACTGGATCAACTGCGGCCAGGCCGGCCCGCTGGGCTGGACCGTGCCGGCCGCCCTGGGCGTGCGCGCGGCCGACCCAACGCGCGAGATCGTGGCGCTGTCGGGCGACTACGACTTCCAGTTCATGATCGAGGAGCTGGCCGTGGGCGCACAGTTCAAGCTGCCCTACATCCACATGGTGGTGAACAACGCCTACCTCGGCCTGATCCGCCAGGCGCAGCGCGGCTTCGAGATGGACTACTGCGTGCAGCTCGCCTTCGACAACATCAACACGCCCGACGAGGAGCAGGCGATCAGGGGCTACGGCGTGGACCACCTCAAGGTGGTCGAGGGCCTGGGCTGCAAGGCGCTGCGCGTGCACCGGCCCGACGAGCTGGCGCCCGCCATCACCCAGGCCCGCGCCTGGATGAAGGAGTTCCAGGTGCCGGTGGTGATCGAGGTGATCCTGGAGCGCGTGACCAACATCGCCATGGGCACCGAGATCGACAACATCAACGAGTTCGAGCCGCTGGCCGAAAGCCGCGCCGACGCGCCCACCGCCCTCGTGGCCGCCCTGCTCGACTAGGAGACACACCCATGCCCCGTTTCGCCGCCAACCTCAGCATGCTCTTCACCGAGGTGCCGTTCATGGACCGCTTTGCCGAAGCCCGCAGCGCCGGCTTCGAGGCCGTGGAATACCTGTTCCCCTATGCCCACAGCCCGGAGGAGCTGGCCTCGGCGCTGCGCCGCAACAGCCTCAAGCAGGTGCTGCACAACCTGCCGGCCGGCGACTGGGAGGCCGGCGAGCGCGGCATCGCCTGCCACCCCCACCGCGTGGACGAGTTCCGCGAAGGCGTGGGCCGGGCCATCGCCTATGCCCACGCGCTCGACTGCCCGCAGCTCAACTGCCTGGCCGGCAAGGTGCCAACGGGCGTGAGCGGCGAGCAGGCGCGCGCCACGCTGGTGGCCAACCTGAGATTCGCCGCCGCCGAGCTCGGGGCCGCCAGCATCCGCCTGCTGGTGGAGCCCATCAACAGCTACGACATCCCCGGCTTCTTCCTCACGCGCACCGCGCAGGCGCTGGAGATCCTGGACGAGGTCGGCTCGGACAACCTGTTCCTGCAGTACGACATCTACCACGCCCAGCGCATGGAAGGCGAGCTCGGCAGCACGATTCAGAACCACCTGCCGCGCATCGGCCACATCCAGCTCGCGGACAACCCCGGGCGCCACGAGCCCGGCACCGGCGAGATCAACTACGCCTGGCTGCTGCGCCACATCGACGCCCTGGGCTACCGGGGCTGGATCGGCTGCGAATACAAACCCGCCGGCAACACCCACCACGGCCTCGGCTGGATGGACCGGCTCACCCACTGAACGAAAGACGCTTCAACATGACCAAATCAGGACTCAAGCTCGGCTTCATCGGCCTGGGCATCATGGGCGCACCGATGGCGGCACATCTGCTCAAGGCGGGCCACGTGCTGTTCGTCCACACCCACGGCAAGGTGCCGCAGGCGCTGGCCGACGGCGGCGCCACGCTCTGCACCACCGCGCAGGGCGTGGCCGAGCGCGCCGACGTGGTCTTCATCATGGTGCCCGACACGCCCGACGTTCAGGCCGTGCTGTTCGACGAACAGGGCGTGGCCGCCGGCCTCAAGGGCAGCCAGGGCAAGACGGTGGTGGACATGAGCTCGATCGACCCGATCGCCACCAAGGACTTCGCCGCGCGCATCAACAAGCTCGGCGCCGACTACCTCGACGCGCCCGTGTCCGGCGGCGAGGTCGGCGCCAAGGCCGCCAGCCTGACCATCATGGTGGGCGGCGAGCCGGCGGTGTTCGAGCGCATCCGGCCGCTGTTCGAGCTGATGGGCAAGAACATCACCCTGGTCGGCGGCAACGGCGACGGCCAGACCTGCAAGGTGGCCAACCAGATCATCGTGGCGCTCAACATCGCGGCGGTGGGCGAGGCCCTGGTGTTCGCCTCCAAGGCCGGTGCCGACCCGGCGCGCATCCGCCAGGCGCTGATGGGCGGCTTCGCGGCCTCGCGCATCCTCGAAGTGCATGGCGAGCGCATGGTCAAGCGCAGCTTTGAGCCTGGCTTTCGCATCGCCCTGCACCAGAAGGACCTGAACCTCGCCTTGCAGGGCGCGCGCGCCCTCGGTGTGGCACTGCCGCAGACGGCCGGCGCGGCCCAGCTGATGCAGTCGTGCGCGGCCCTGGGCCACGCCCAGGCCGATCACTCGGCCCTGGTGCGTGCGCTGGAGGCGATGGCGCAGCATCCCGTCATGCCGGACGCCCCGCGCGCCTGACCGCCGCCTGCGCCGCCCAGGCGCAGGAACGCCTTACAAGCTCGGCGCCAGTTCGTGCTGGAAGTTGAAGCTGTCGGCGTACACATGGGCCAGGCTGGCGTTCTGCGACGCGAACCGGCGCTTGGCATCGACGATCATGCGGGGCGAGCCGCACAGGTAGATGGCGTGCTCCGACAGATCGGGAAAGTCCTGCGCGATCGCCTCGGTCACGTAGCCGCGCCGGCCGGTCCAGCGCTCGTCGGCGCGGGACAGCACGGGCACGTACTGGAAGTCGTAGAGGCGCCCGGCCCATTCCTGGATCTGTTCGTGCAGGTAGAGGTCTTCGGCATGGCGCGCGCCCCAGTAGAGCGTGACCGGCGGGCAGTCCGGGTCATCCATCAGCGATTCCAGGATGCTCTTGATCGGCGCAAGGCCGGTGCCGGTGGCCACCATGAGCAGGGGCCGGTAGTCCTCCGCGTGGTAGGCGAAGCCCCCGAGCGGCACCTCCACCTCCAGCGGGTCGCCGCTGCGCATCTGCGCCAGCATGCCTTCGGTGAAACGGCCGCCGGGGATGCGGCGCACATGGAAGTCCACCTCCTGCTGCGCCGCCGGCGCCGACGCCATCGAGAAGCTGCGCGGGCTGCCATCGGGCAGCAGGATATTCATGTACTGTCCGGGCCGGTAGACCAGCGCCTGCGCCGCCTCGATCGCCAGCCCCAGGTGCACCACGTCCGGGCCCAGCGCGCGCACGCTGCGCACCGCCGCGCGATACCGCGACGGCGGCGAGCACAGCGGCAAGGCGCGCGCGGCGCTGATCGTCAGGTCGCTGCAGGCCCGGGCCTGGCAGGCCAGGGCAAAGCCCTCGTCCGCCTCTTCCGCCGTCAGGCCCATGGGAAAGTCTTCATAGGCCACGCGGCCCTGCAGCAGCCGGATGCGGCAGGTGCCGCAGCCGCCCGCGCGGCAGTCGTGCGCCAGCGCGACACCGGCCCGCTCGGCCGCTTCCAGCAGCGGCTCCTGCGCCTGCGCGAAAAATGACTCGCCGGTGTCGGCGACCTGCACGCGGTGGTTCATGGCGCAACCCCTATTTCTTGATGTCGGCCTCGGCCAGCACCGTGTGCCCCAGCGGCGCGAGCAGCGCGGCCAGCGCGGCCAGCGCGGCCAGGCCGCACTTCGTGTCCTGCTCGCCATTGCCGCCGGACAGGCCGATGCCGCCAATGACCGCGCCGTCCACCACGATCGGGAAGCCGCCCACGAAGGCCGCGAACCGGCCCTCGAAGCTCAGTTGGATGCCGAAGGCCTCGTTGCCGGGCAGCGCGGGGCCGTTGGGCGGTGTGGTGAACAAGTGCGTCGAGCGCTTGTGGCCGGCCGCCGTGAAGGCCTTGTTCCAGGCGATCTGCGGGCCGGTGATGCGCGCGCCATCCATGCGGTCCATCGCGATCGGGTAGCCGCCGTCGTCGGCGATGCAGATGGTTTCCAGCACGCCGATCTCGCGCGCCTTGTCCAGGGCGGCGGCGATCATGTGGCGGGCTTCGGCGAGTTCGAGCTTGAGGGCGGTTTT
This Variovorax terrae DNA region includes the following protein-coding sequences:
- a CDS encoding M20 family metallopeptidase, whose protein sequence is MTDYQQLDAWIDAHFDEEVRFLQELIRVPTDTPPGNNAPHAERTAELLQGFGFEAEKFPVPAEEVRAYGLESITNLIVRRRYGEGRTIALNAHGDVVPPGEGWTHDPYGGEIEDGKLYGRAAAVSKSDFASFTFAVRALESLGAPLKGAVELHFTYDEEFGGEMGPGWLLRNGLTRPDLMIAAGFSYEVVTAHNGCLQMEVTVHGKMAHAAIPDTGVDALQGAVQILNALYAQNTLYQQVTSGVAGIKHPYLNVGRIEGGTNTNVVPGKVMFKLDRRMIPEENPVEVEATIRKVIADAAAQRPGITVDIKRLLLANSMKPLAGNRPLVEALQKHGGELFGQPIPAMGTPLYTDVRLYGEAGIPGVIYGAGPRTVLESHAKRADERLDLDDLRRATKVVARTLRDLLA
- a CDS encoding nucleobase:cation symporter-2 family protein, which encodes MTSSVHPVDERLPAGKLTALGLQHVLVMYAGAVAVPLIVGRALKLSPDQVAMLISADLFCCGLVTLIQALGATQWFGIKLPVMMGVTFASVAPMVTMANANPGTAGAQLIFGSIIGAGIISLLIAPAVSRMLRFFPPVVTGTIIAVIGISLMRIGINWIFGNPVGPTAPNIVDPAYLKWLADVTSPGSALPPLPKGLALMPTVPNPKYADLTGLGIAALVLASILLIAKYAKGFMANISVLLGIVVGAVAAAAMGLMTFEKVGKAAWVDIVLPFQFGLPVFDPVLILTMTLIMIVVMIESTGMFLALGEMTGRKVEQADLARGLRTDGLGTLIGGIFNTFPYTSFSQNVGLVAVTGVRSRFVCVAGGAILIVLGLLPKMAALVESLPTVVLGGAGLVMFGMVAATGIRILAAVDFKTNRYNPLIVAISIGVGMIPLIAPNFKQWMPHAIHPVIESGILLASICAVLLNLFFNGAREDAAATIEAARQAEAH
- a CDS encoding ABC transporter substrate-binding protein — encoded protein: MRHGIASLALLALAAGAAAQDSDDLVIGASLPLSGPNAAAGQEGLAVMKAYFDAVNKAGGIHGRRIALRALDDGFNPKTAADNARQLADDKVLAVFNCWGTASCSAMVPVITEHRLPLVAGIAGGGPMRAAPGRYAFNVRPTTDDEIARMVRQMSTVGQTRIAVVYQDDPFGKSGLASAQGVLAKAALPPAAEIALAPDGGNAAAVVAALKKSDANGIILVGSPVPSVKLITLARQGGIATQFYNLAAQANRKVAADLGEHTNGVIFTTLVPSPWRDALPVVKEYQQAYSAGSGKSDYSYLGLEVFINAKVLVEGLRKAGRSPSRESLVAALESMDEKNYGGLMSVKYGPGDREGSSYVGLTIINRQGRFVE
- a CDS encoding LysR family transcriptional regulator, with the translated sequence MDRLQAMEMFVRVVETGSFSKAAREFNTTQPTVTKHVAAAEARLKVRLLNRNTRGVSLTEPGALYYEKCKSIVREVEEADSVVRRRQSQAQGLLRIGTSVAFGRRVVVPLALEFMARHPQVQVDLSFEDRYVDLVAQGIDVAVRMGKLADSTLGARFLGMNPWVLVAAPGYLREAGTPRRPAELSGHNALIYSSVQGDDIWRLFTHKGEPVTVPVTGRLRSNNLSAVLAAAREGLGIAALPRYVAQASLDSGQVLEVLKDHNLPEQEIHAVFPSPKLVPGKVQAFIAFLQGRFGERWWETLAKA
- the gcl gene encoding glyoxylate carboligase, translated to MTRMTAIQAAVWVMEKEGITQAFGVPGAAINPLYAALRKQGSIGHILARHVEGASHMAEGYTRAAAGNIGVCIGTSGPAGTDMITGLYSAWADSIPILCITGQAPRARLYKEDFQAVDIESISKPVTKWSVTVREPAQVPRVFQQAFHLMRSGRPGPVLIDLPFDVQMAEIEFDPDTYAPLPAYKPAATRAQIDKALDLLEAAERPLIVAGGGIINADASDLLVEFAELTGVPVIPTLMGWGTLPDDHPLMAGMCGLQTSHRYGNATMLASDFVLGIGNRWANRHTGSVDVYTKGRTFVHVDIEPTQIGRVFAPDYGIVSDAKAALELFVQAARERRAAGLLKDRAAWAADCQARKGTLLRKTNFEQVPMKPQRVYQCMNNAFGRDTCYVSTIGLSQIAAAQFLHVYHPRHWINCGQAGPLGWTVPAALGVRAADPTREIVALSGDYDFQFMIEELAVGAQFKLPYIHMVVNNAYLGLIRQAQRGFEMDYCVQLAFDNINTPDEEQAIRGYGVDHLKVVEGLGCKALRVHRPDELAPAITQARAWMKEFQVPVVIEVILERVTNIAMGTEIDNINEFEPLAESRADAPTALVAALLD
- the hyi gene encoding hydroxypyruvate isomerase; this encodes MPRFAANLSMLFTEVPFMDRFAEARSAGFEAVEYLFPYAHSPEELASALRRNSLKQVLHNLPAGDWEAGERGIACHPHRVDEFREGVGRAIAYAHALDCPQLNCLAGKVPTGVSGEQARATLVANLRFAAAELGAASIRLLVEPINSYDIPGFFLTRTAQALEILDEVGSDNLFLQYDIYHAQRMEGELGSTIQNHLPRIGHIQLADNPGRHEPGTGEINYAWLLRHIDALGYRGWIGCEYKPAGNTHHGLGWMDRLTH
- the glxR gene encoding 2-hydroxy-3-oxopropionate reductase, whose amino-acid sequence is MTKSGLKLGFIGLGIMGAPMAAHLLKAGHVLFVHTHGKVPQALADGGATLCTTAQGVAERADVVFIMVPDTPDVQAVLFDEQGVAAGLKGSQGKTVVDMSSIDPIATKDFAARINKLGADYLDAPVSGGEVGAKAASLTIMVGGEPAVFERIRPLFELMGKNITLVGGNGDGQTCKVANQIIVALNIAAVGEALVFASKAGADPARIRQALMGGFAASRILEVHGERMVKRSFEPGFRIALHQKDLNLALQGARALGVALPQTAGAAQLMQSCAALGHAQADHSALVRALEAMAQHPVMPDAPRA
- a CDS encoding 2Fe-2S iron-sulfur cluster-binding protein: MNHRVQVADTGESFFAQAQEPLLEAAERAGVALAHDCRAGGCGTCRIRLLQGRVAYEDFPMGLTAEEADEGFALACQARACSDLTISAARALPLCSPPSRYRAAVRSVRALGPDVVHLGLAIEAAQALVYRPGQYMNILLPDGSPRSFSMASAPAAQQEVDFHVRRIPGGRFTEGMLAQMRSGDPLEVEVPLGGFAYHAEDYRPLLMVATGTGLAPIKSILESLMDDPDCPPVTLYWGARHAEDLYLHEQIQEWAGRLYDFQYVPVLSRADERWTGRRGYVTEAIAQDFPDLSEHAIYLCGSPRMIVDAKRRFASQNASLAHVYADSFNFQHELAPSL
- a CDS encoding GlcG/HbpS family heme-binding protein — protein: MKTALKLELAEARHMIAAALDKAREIGVLETICIADDGGYPIAMDRMDGARITGPQIAWNKAFTAAGHKRSTHLFTTPPNGPALPGNEAFGIQLSFEGRFAAFVGGFPIVVDGAVIGGIGLSGGNGEQDTKCGLAALAALAALLAPLGHTVLAEADIKK